The DNA region TCACCTCCCGGAAATCCGGCGAAGCAGTATTTCCGGTTTGATCAGCGTTTCCCTTGAAAAATACAGGATTAACGTGTATAATAGAAAATGGAGGCACCCGTAATGATCAACTTTGTCTATGTACTGCTTCACGTCATTGCACTTGTGGGAATGACTACGAGTATCGTATGGCTTGCACTGCGTGCAAAAAAAGAAAAAGGCAAATATGTTTTCATGCTCTGTCAGACCCTCATCATGATCTGGACGGCCTCACAGCTGTGTGATCTTGTTGCAGTGAATGCTGATCAGCTGTTCATAGGATACATGATTGGAAACATAGGTGTGAATTTTATCGGTGCAGCATGGTTCCATTTTGCTTCGCTTTACCGTCTGGAGAAAAGACATCTGCCGGTATGGCCGCTTTACTGCATAGGCGGTTTTAATTTCATTGCAGCAGCGACCAATCCGATACACCATCACTATTATCCTGTCTTTACGATGAAGTCAGTTACGCATGATTTCCTTTTCTACGGAAACGTGTTCTATACATACCTCTGTATCCTTGCGGGCATGATAATAATCTACCGCAGATCTTTCATAGAAAAGAGATTTTCGCGCAGGCAGGCTATTCTTGTGGCACTTTCCGTTATAGTGCCTACATGCCTGAATATCTCATACATTGCAGGCGCGTTTCCGGACCGTTTCGATCCGACTCCGTTCGGCTTCGGCATCACGAGCATCTGCATACTGCTTGCGGTGTACAAGTACGACTTCCTTGATGTAAACTACATGACATTTCCGAAAATCTTCAGAAATGTTCCGGGTGGTATCATCGTTGCTGACGCGCTCAGCAGCATCACCTACATCAATGATACGGCCAGGGATTATCTCGGTGAGATAAATTCTGCCGGCGACATCTACGCAGCGGTCTCCGATGCTGATTTTGCTGAAAAAAGAAATGAGGCTTTCAGCGAGGCTGAAGTGAATATCGGCGCCAGAAGACTCAACATTAAAAGATACAATCATTATGACGGCAAAGCTGTTATGTCATCTGCCTTCATCATTACCGATGTTTCAAAATACCACGAGCTTATAGAGAAAACAAGAAAGCTCAATGCGGCCAACGAAGAGATCGCAGTTGAAAGGGAACGCAACC from Ruminococcus sp. HUN007 includes:
- a CDS encoding histidine kinase N-terminal 7TM domain-containing protein — translated: MINFVYVLLHVIALVGMTTSIVWLALRAKKEKGKYVFMLCQTLIMIWTASQLCDLVAVNADQLFIGYMIGNIGVNFIGAAWFHFASLYRLEKRHLPVWPLYCIGGFNFIAAATNPIHHHYYPVFTMKSVTHDFLFYGNVFYTYLCILAGMIIIYRRSFIEKRFSRRQAILVALSVIVPTCLNISYIAGAFPDRFDPTPFGFGITSICILLAVYKYDFLDVNYMTFPKIFRNVPGGIIVADALSSITYINDTARDYLGEINSAGDIYAAVSDADFAEKRNEAFSEAEVNIGARRLNIKRYNHYDGKAVMSSAFIITDVSKYHELIEKTRKLNAANEEIAVERERNRIAQEVHDTAGHTMTLINSAANILKIKYPELPEEAKEYINDISREATAGISTLRMAINNMKHQSYTSITDGIRTLADSVKGIECELCVQGEETEDYLFCAVAVCDSCRESITNSLRYSGADRIDIVVKFLEQSLEVYIFDNGCGCSGIHEGNGLSGIVNRIKEIGGVVSFKSSEGNGFTTAIKIPLGEKV